The Triticum dicoccoides isolate Atlit2015 ecotype Zavitan chromosome 6A, WEW_v2.0, whole genome shotgun sequence genome has a window encoding:
- the LOC119318402 gene encoding aspartic proteinase oryzasin-1-like: MAAAGHLTLLSCVLLHALLANPAEGMVRVALTKRPVDEVDGPVVAGEDAQRLLAWRHGLVYNADVVPTKGAESHVVALKNHLNAQYYGEVGVGTPPQNFTVIFDTGSADFWVPSSKCFLSIGCYLHASYKASKSTTYKKNGKRVALRYGTGAISGYLSQDNVQVGGVVVKNQDFIEATREPSITFMFRKFDGILGLGFKEIARGGVEPVWYNMVNQHLVGSPVFSFWFNRHAGEGQGGEIVFGGIDPKHHKEEHEYVPVTKKGYWQFDVGDVLIGGKSTGLCTSRCAAIADSGTSLLVGPTAIITQINEKIGAPGIFSQECKEVASQYGQQILDLLLNEIDPIKICPSVGLCTHSGTQGVSFGIWTVVDDETGRSNDAMCHVCEMAVMWAKNQLAQDQTRDLILKYINTLCGYIPSPMGESSVDCKTLASMPDVAFSISGKKFALTPEQYILKIGEGDATKCISGFVAMDIPPPRGPIWILGDIFMGAYHTVFDYGKMKVGFAKAA; the protein is encoded by the exons ATGGCCGCCGCTGGCCACCTCACCCTCCTGTCCTGCGTGCTCCTCCACGCCCTCCTGGCCAACCCCGCGGAGGGCATGGTCCGCGTGGCGCTGACGAAGCGGCCGGTGGACGAGGTCGACGGCCCCGTCGTCGCCGGAGAGGACGCCCAGCGCCTCCTCGCGTGGCGGCACGGCCTCGTCTACAACGCCGACGTAGTGCCCACGAAAGGCGCAGAGAGCCACGTCGTGGCGCTCAAGAACCACCTCAACGCCCAGTACTACGGCGAGGTCGGCGTCGGGACGCCGCCGCAGAACTTCACTGTCATCTTCGACACGGGCAGCGCCGACTTCTGGGTGCCCTCCTCCAAGTGCTTCCTCTCG ATTGGATGCTATCTGCACGCGAGCTACAAGGCCAGCAAGTCCACCACGTACAAGAAGAACG GAAAAAGGGTCGCACTTCGTTACGGAACCGGTGCAATTTCTGGCTATCTTAGCCAGGACAATGTGCAAGTTGGTGGTGTAGTTGTAAAAAATCAG GATTTCATCGAAGCTACCAGGGAGCCAAGTATTACTTTCATGTTTAGGAAGTTCGATGGCATTCTCGGTCTTGGATTTAAAGAAATCGCTAGGGGCGGTGTTGAACCTGTCTG GTACAACATGGTTAACCAACATCTGGTTGGTAGCCCTGTTTTCTCGTTCTGGTTCAACCGGCATGCTGGCGAAGGGCAGGGGGGAGAAATTGTGTTTGGAGGAATTGATCCTAAGCATCACAAGGAAGAACATGAATACGTTCCTGTTACTAAGAAGGGATATTGGCAG TTTGATGTGGGTGATGTCTTGATTGGAGGAAAGTCCACAG GATTATGTACATCTCGCTGTGCAGCTATAGCAGATTCGGGAACTTCGTTGCTTGTTGGTCCCACT GCAATAATTACTCAGATAAATGAAAAGATTGGTGCACCTGGGATTTTCAGCCAAGAGTGCAAGGAAGTTGCTTCTCAGTACGGGCAACAGATCTTAGATCTATTGCTAAATGAG ATCGACCCAATAAAAATATGTCCTTCTGTTGGTCTATGCACTCACAGTGGAACTCAAGGTGTAAG CTTTGGTATTTGGACTGTGGTAGATGATGAAACCGGGAGATCAAATGATGCCATGTGCCATGTTTGTGAGATGGCTGTTATGTGGGCAAAGAACCAACTTGCACAGGATCAAACACGGGATCTTATATTGAAGTACATTAATACG CTATGTGGCTATATCCCTAGCCCTATGGGAGAATCATCAGTGGACTGCAAAACACTTGCATCCATGCCTGACGTCGCCTTCTCCATCAGCGGCAAAAAGTTTGCACTCACACCAGAGCAA TACATCCTGAAGATTGGCGAGGGAGATGCTACTAAGTGCATCAGTGGATTCGTAGCTATGGACATTCCTCCTCCCCGTGGTCCTATCTG GATCTTGGGTGATATATTCATGGGAGCCTATCACACTGTCTTTGACTATGGTAAAATGAAGGTTGGCTTTGCGAAGGCGGCATAG